Proteins from a genomic interval of Nostoc sp. TCL240-02:
- the gatB gene encoding Asp-tRNA(Asn)/Glu-tRNA(Gln) amidotransferase subunit GatB, with amino-acid sequence MTTATTVKTEYEAIIGLETHCQLSTKTKIFSNSSTAFGADPNTNIDPVCMGLPGVLPVLNEKVLEYAVKTGLALNCQIARYSKFDRKQYFYPDLPKNYQISQYDLPIAEHGWLEIELVDAEGNPSRKRIGITRLHMEEDAGKLVHAGSDRLSGSSYSLVDYNRAGIPLVEIVSEPDLRSGLEAAEYAEELRRIVRYLGVSDGNMQEGSLRCDVNISVRPVGREEFGTKVEIKNMNSFSAIQRAIDYEIERQIAAIEAGERIIQETRLWEEGAQRTSSMRVKEGSSDYRYFPEPDLAPIEVTDSELEKWRSELPELPAQKRHHYESELGLSAYDARVLTEDRPVTEYFETAIASGANPKAAANWITQDIAAYLNKQKLSITQIGLTPTNLAEIITRIETGKISNAQAKEKLPDLLNGISPEKAFAGLELITDPSVLEPIVDEVIAANPKELEKYRNGNTNLKGFFVGQVLKKTAKRADPKLTNELVEKKLNA; translated from the coding sequence ATGACGACTGCTACAACTGTAAAAACTGAGTATGAAGCGATTATTGGTCTAGAAACCCATTGTCAGTTGAGTACCAAGACCAAAATTTTCTCTAATAGCTCTACGGCATTTGGTGCTGACCCAAATACTAACATTGACCCGGTTTGTATGGGTTTACCTGGGGTCTTACCTGTACTCAATGAAAAAGTATTAGAATACGCTGTCAAAACTGGTTTGGCACTGAATTGTCAAATTGCAAGATATAGCAAGTTTGACCGGAAACAGTATTTTTATCCTGACCTACCCAAAAATTACCAAATTTCTCAATACGATCTACCGATCGCAGAACATGGTTGGTTAGAAATAGAATTGGTAGATGCTGAAGGCAATCCCAGCCGCAAACGCATTGGTATTACACGTCTGCACATGGAAGAAGATGCAGGAAAATTGGTACATGCGGGTAGCGATCGCCTCTCTGGTTCTTCCTATTCTCTGGTAGACTACAATCGCGCAGGTATACCGTTAGTGGAAATTGTCTCGGAACCTGATTTGCGTTCTGGATTAGAAGCTGCTGAATATGCCGAAGAGTTACGCCGGATTGTGCGCTATCTCGGCGTGAGTGATGGCAATATGCAAGAAGGATCTCTGCGCTGCGATGTCAACATATCTGTGCGTCCAGTAGGACGAGAGGAATTTGGCACCAAGGTAGAAATTAAAAACATGAACTCCTTCAGCGCCATCCAACGAGCGATTGACTACGAAATTGAGCGCCAAATCGCCGCCATCGAAGCAGGCGAGCGCATCATCCAAGAAACTCGGCTGTGGGAAGAAGGCGCTCAACGCACAAGTAGTATGCGGGTAAAAGAAGGTTCTAGCGATTACCGCTACTTCCCCGAACCAGATTTAGCACCAATTGAGGTGACGGATTCAGAATTAGAGAAGTGGCGCAGCGAATTACCAGAATTACCAGCCCAAAAACGCCATCATTATGAAAGTGAGTTGGGGCTTTCGGCTTATGATGCGCGAGTATTGACAGAAGATCGTCCAGTAACGGAATATTTTGAAACTGCGATCGCATCTGGAGCAAATCCCAAAGCTGCTGCAAACTGGATTACTCAAGATATTGCCGCCTACCTTAATAAGCAAAAACTCAGTATTACTCAAATCGGGCTGACTCCCACTAATTTAGCTGAGATCATTACTCGCATTGAAACCGGGAAAATTAGCAATGCTCAAGCTAAAGAAAAGTTGCCAGATTTGCTCAATGGGATTTCTCCTGAAAAAGCCTTTGCAGGTCTTGAGTTAATCACCGATCCTAGTGTACTAGAACCCATCGTTGATGAAGTCATAGCCGCCAATCCCAAAGAACTAGAAAAGTATCGCAACGGTAACACCAACCTTAAAGGCTTCTTTGTTGGACAAGTTCTCAAAAAGACAGCCAAACGTGCCGATCCGAAGCTGACTAACGAATTGGTAGAAAAGAAACTGAACGCCTAG
- a CDS encoding cyanophycin synthetase yields METPFVTSIIQKVAEEIGAVVLVDPECTFVGLITFKNGNKTFFKNTRFSINSSGSTAIAKDKSVSSFFLKNFGYKVTEGKTFFSEELCEEIANVRNIDEGFYYAKELGFPVIVKPINLSQGIFVTKVYNKQEYYQIAKKILQKVSGFIVERFYNGNDYRIVVLDDEVVSAYQRIPLFINGDGQSNVLELMQHKQESFIKNGRKEIIDFEDYRIKKNLRRRKLNFSSVIPKNNIVYLLDNANLSTGGEAVDFTESIHPDFRKLAVSITKDMQLRLAGVDILASDITLPIADYTILEVNGAPSLSHYASFGEVQTKRVENLYLKILKILENENNREKH; encoded by the coding sequence ATGGAAACACCATTTGTAACATCAATCATTCAAAAAGTAGCAGAGGAAATAGGAGCAGTAGTTTTAGTAGATCCAGAATGCACCTTTGTGGGACTGATTACCTTTAAAAATGGTAATAAAACTTTTTTTAAAAATACCAGATTTAGTATTAATTCTTCGGGTTCAACAGCAATAGCAAAAGATAAAAGTGTTTCCAGCTTTTTTTTGAAAAATTTTGGCTACAAAGTTACTGAAGGAAAAACATTTTTTAGTGAAGAATTATGCGAAGAAATAGCTAATGTCAGAAATATAGATGAAGGATTCTATTATGCTAAGGAGTTGGGATTTCCTGTAATTGTCAAGCCAATTAATCTCAGTCAAGGAATATTTGTTACCAAGGTTTATAATAAGCAAGAATACTATCAAATAGCCAAGAAAATCTTACAAAAAGTCTCAGGCTTTATTGTTGAAAGATTTTATAATGGTAATGATTATAGAATTGTAGTACTTGATGATGAAGTAGTTTCGGCATATCAAAGAATTCCCCTATTTATAAACGGGGATGGTCAGTCTAATGTTTTAGAACTTATGCAACACAAGCAGGAAAGTTTTATCAAAAATGGTAGAAAAGAAATTATAGATTTTGAAGATTACAGAATTAAAAAAAACTTGCGAAGACGGAAGCTAAATTTTAGTAGTGTGATACCTAAGAATAATATTGTATATCTTTTAGATAATGCAAATTTATCCACTGGAGGCGAGGCAGTAGACTTTACAGAAAGTATTCATCCTGATTTTCGAAAACTCGCAGTAAGTATTACAAAAGATATGCAACTGAGATTAGCAGGTGTGGACATTCTTGCTAGTGATATAACCTTACCAATAGCAGATTATACAATCCTTGAAGTAAATGGCGCTCCTAGCTTAAGTCACTACGCATCATTTGGTGAAGTTCAGACCAAAAGAGTAGAAAATCTATATCTCAAAATTCTCAAAATACTTGAGAACGAAAATAACAGAGAAAAGCATTGA